A single genomic interval of Odontesthes bonariensis isolate fOdoBon6 chromosome 3, fOdoBon6.hap1, whole genome shotgun sequence harbors:
- the cox6c gene encoding cytochrome c oxidase subunit 6C translates to MSLPKPVMRGLLAKRLRFHLPIAFTLSFVAAIAFKYSVTEPRKQAYADFYKHYDSVKEFNSMREAGIFESVRPSGE, encoded by the exons ATGTCTCTGCCAAAGCCAGTAATGAGGGGTTTGCTGGCAAAGCGTCTGAGGTTTCACCTGCCCATTGCATTCACTCTGTCTTTTGTTGCTGCAATAGCATTCAAG TACTCGGTGACAGAGCCCAGGAAGCAGGCCTATGCTGATTTCTACAAGCATTACGACAGTGTTAAAGAGTTCAACTCCATGAGGGAAGCAGGCATCTTTGAGAGCGTGCGGCCCTCTGGGGAATAA